The following are encoded in a window of Paenibacillaceae bacterium GAS479 genomic DNA:
- a CDS encoding 2-keto-myo-inositol isomerase yields the protein MKLAINGATTMPHSLEADITAAAAAGFSGIELWWDKVKQCLETQAPEYVRLLLDRSGLEAVAICPFLVSPFRNQEALRKDFELAVRVAEEIECGMLVVCPDFQPASLGKEEALKRHAEELAWYAERAASAGIKLAIEPIGGHTLVPGPLEGLALIRRAGSPANVGVLFDTFHNLRSGIGDDQLEQIPLDKLYIVHINDSPDLPLNELKDADRVYPGCGIIPLHDVVGLLRRRGYAGYLSVEIFRPGYWERPIDDNVRDAFHYTGQLLNG from the coding sequence GTGAAACTCGCTATTAACGGTGCGACAACGATGCCCCATTCGCTGGAGGCAGACATAACGGCTGCGGCTGCAGCGGGCTTTTCCGGCATCGAGCTTTGGTGGGATAAGGTCAAGCAGTGCCTGGAGACGCAGGCTCCGGAGTATGTGCGGCTGCTGCTGGACCGAAGCGGGCTGGAGGCAGTGGCGATCTGCCCGTTTCTCGTCTCTCCGTTCCGTAACCAAGAGGCTTTGCGCAAGGATTTTGAGCTGGCGGTGCGTGTTGCGGAGGAAATCGAATGCGGCATGCTCGTTGTTTGCCCCGACTTTCAGCCGGCTTCGCTGGGCAAGGAGGAAGCGCTTAAACGCCATGCGGAGGAGCTGGCCTGGTATGCGGAACGCGCCGCTTCCGCAGGCATCAAGCTTGCCATTGAACCAATCGGCGGCCATACGCTGGTGCCGGGGCCTTTAGAGGGCTTGGCTTTGATCCGGCGTGCAGGCTCTCCGGCCAACGTCGGCGTACTGTTTGATACTTTTCATAACTTGCGCTCCGGCATCGGCGACGATCAGCTGGAACAGATTCCGCTTGACAAGCTTTATATCGTCCATATTAACGATTCTCCCGATTTGCCGTTGAACGAACTGAAGGACGCCGACCGGGTGTACCCGGGTTGCGGCATCATTCCGCTGCATGATGTTGTTGGCCTTTTGCGCAGGCGGGGGTATGCAGGTTATTTATCCGTCGAAATTTTCCGGCCCGGCTATTGGGAACGCCCCATCGACGACAACGTGCGGGACGCCTTCCATTACACCGGCCAGCTGCTGAACGGCTGA
- a CDS encoding L-fuculose-phosphate aldolase/L-ribulose-5-phosphate 4-epimerase, whose product MNTGLAQLKKDFITAASRAYNKSIQLGNGGNISARVPGQPHMLIKAREVSLIDCTPDNLIVTDFQGNLIEGNGQPTKEAYLHGMLYKLLPDIGGIVHCHSPWAVAWSLDEQDIPLLTQHARLKLSSPIPVLSIDSPVVGPEHFPEIEQRLRLDTRLEAFVLAAHGSVAWGRNVIAAEHNAQLVEECAQIACLRRMMR is encoded by the coding sequence ATGAACACCGGTTTGGCACAGCTGAAAAAAGACTTTATAACCGCTGCCTCCCGTGCCTACAACAAGAGCATCCAGCTTGGCAACGGCGGCAACATTAGTGCGAGGGTGCCTGGCCAGCCCCATATGCTGATCAAAGCAAGGGAGGTTTCCCTGATCGACTGCACGCCGGACAATCTGATCGTGACGGACTTTCAAGGCAATCTCATCGAGGGAAACGGACAGCCGACAAAGGAGGCGTACCTGCACGGCATGCTGTACAAGCTGCTTCCAGACATCGGCGGCATCGTTCACTGCCATTCGCCTTGGGCCGTCGCTTGGTCGCTGGACGAGCAGGACATCCCGCTGCTGACGCAGCATGCGCGCCTTAAGCTAAGCTCGCCGATTCCGGTGCTGTCAATCGATTCGCCGGTTGTCGGACCGGAGCATTTCCCGGAAATCGAGCAAAGATTGAGGCTGGACACACGGCTGGAGGCGTTTGTGCTCGCCGCGCACGGCAGCGTCGCCTGGGGGCGCAACGTCATCGCCGCCGAGCACAACGCGCAGCTGGTCGAGGAATGCGCGCAGATCGCTTGTTTAAGGCGAATGATGCGATAA
- a CDS encoding triosephosphate isomerase, whose amino-acid sequence MKPMILGSGWKMFLTDSEALAHAEAIAAFGTESQGVELFVLPSFTALHRVTERLAGCGIHVGAQNLAWAEKGAFTGEVSVLSLKELGVTHAEIGHTERRELFGETVETIARKLHTALEHGMTPVYCFGENAAEKRDGRTERVLADEFRKTLRGICFEEAQRIIFAYEPVWAIGVAESAEPADVNPIIGSLRSVLAELYPTSKDGAEFRIVYGGSVNLDNFPKLLEQPHIDGLFVGRASLVPESYAEMVRQMTRRAAERQ is encoded by the coding sequence TTGAAGCCGATGATTTTAGGCTCAGGCTGGAAAATGTTTCTGACCGACAGCGAGGCGCTGGCGCATGCCGAAGCGATTGCCGCATTCGGAACGGAGTCGCAAGGCGTGGAGCTGTTTGTGCTCCCGTCCTTCACGGCGCTGCACCGGGTAACGGAGCGGTTAGCGGGCTGCGGCATTCATGTCGGAGCGCAAAATCTAGCCTGGGCGGAAAAGGGAGCTTTTACCGGCGAGGTATCGGTTTTGTCGCTCAAGGAACTAGGCGTTACCCATGCGGAAATAGGCCACACGGAACGGCGGGAGCTGTTCGGAGAAACGGTGGAGACAATTGCCCGGAAGCTGCACACCGCGCTTGAGCACGGCATGACGCCGGTTTACTGTTTTGGCGAAAATGCCGCCGAGAAGCGGGACGGGCGTACGGAACGCGTGCTGGCGGACGAGTTCCGAAAGACGCTTCGCGGCATTTGTTTTGAAGAGGCGCAGCGCATTATTTTTGCCTATGAACCCGTATGGGCGATCGGAGTAGCGGAGTCGGCGGAGCCCGCAGACGTGAATCCAATCATCGGCTCCTTGCGCAGCGTGCTGGCAGAGCTGTACCCAACGTCCAAGGACGGTGCGGAATTCCGCATCGTTTATGGCGGAAGCGTCAATCTGGACAATTTTCCGAAGCTGCTGGAGCAGCCTCATATCGACGGTTTGTTCGTCGGACGAGCCAGCCTTGTGCCGGAAAGTTACGCGGAAATGGTCCGGCAGATGACAAGAAGGGCGGCGGAGCGGCAATGA
- a CDS encoding 2,3-diketo-5-methylthiopentyl-1-phosphate enolase produces the protein MYTLMEEAKDGDYVIATYYMALRSGDDIVKKAAALAVGQTLGTWLPVPGIDEAMRQRHMGRVVNIYDVPPKELTSPQDADEQQAYLVQLAFPSINFGAQFPMMLTTLLGNDASTSSQAKLVDLQLPKGLALEFGGPRFGIEGIRDMTGVHGRPLIMNMIKPCTGLTPEAGAAIFRETALGGVDIIKDDELLGNPPFSPIEKRVKAYIQAAESAYGVTGQRTRYIVNITDSPERIADNARRAEEAGADAVMVNFAAAGYGAVRQAADAVNIPVLGHYAAAGMFYEGAASGMSSPLAVGRLPRLAGADMVVINTPYGNYPLRSDKYFRTAHQLTLPFYGLKPAMPAVGGGLHPGMVERYIADLGTDIVLATGGAIQGHPGGAAAGGRAMRQAVDAAMNGISAGEHAKTHPELQTALDLWHRPSGSGR, from the coding sequence ATGTACACGCTGATGGAAGAAGCAAAAGACGGAGACTATGTCATCGCGACCTATTATATGGCGCTCCGCTCCGGCGACGATATTGTCAAAAAAGCGGCCGCGCTTGCCGTAGGACAGACGCTTGGCACCTGGCTGCCCGTGCCCGGCATAGACGAGGCGATGCGACAGCGGCATATGGGGCGTGTCGTGAACATTTATGATGTGCCGCCTAAAGAACTAACCTCTCCGCAGGACGCGGACGAGCAACAAGCCTATCTGGTGCAGCTGGCGTTTCCTTCAATTAACTTCGGAGCACAGTTTCCGATGATGCTGACGACGCTGCTTGGCAACGATGCCTCAACGTCTTCTCAGGCGAAGCTGGTCGATCTGCAGCTGCCGAAGGGGCTGGCGTTGGAGTTCGGAGGTCCGCGTTTTGGCATCGAGGGAATCCGCGACATGACCGGTGTGCACGGCCGGCCGCTGATCATGAACATGATCAAGCCCTGCACCGGCCTGACACCGGAAGCGGGAGCTGCGATTTTTCGTGAAACGGCGCTTGGCGGCGTCGATATCATCAAGGATGACGAGCTGCTCGGCAACCCGCCGTTCAGCCCGATAGAAAAACGCGTCAAGGCTTATATTCAAGCGGCGGAAAGCGCCTATGGCGTTACTGGTCAGCGCACTCGATATATCGTCAACATTACCGACAGCCCGGAACGGATTGCGGATAATGCCAGACGGGCCGAGGAAGCGGGCGCAGACGCGGTGATGGTTAACTTCGCGGCGGCGGGCTATGGCGCGGTCCGCCAGGCGGCGGATGCCGTCAACATTCCGGTGCTGGGCCATTATGCGGCGGCGGGCATGTTTTACGAGGGCGCGGCATCCGGCATGAGCTCGCCGCTTGCAGTTGGCAGGCTGCCCAGGCTGGCGGGGGCCGACATGGTTGTCATCAATACGCCGTACGGCAATTATCCGCTGCGTTCTGACAAATACTTCCGCACGGCTCATCAGCTGACGCTGCCGTTTTACGGCCTGAAGCCGGCGATGCCGGCGGTTGGCGGCGGTTTGCACCCCGGCATGGTAGAGCGTTACATCGCTGATCTGGGAACGGATATCGTGCTGGCAACGGGCGGCGCGATTCAAGGACATCCCGGTGGGGCGGCGGCGGGCGGCAGGGCGATGAGGCAAGCGGTCGATGCGGCGATGAACGGCATTTCCGCGGGGGAGCATGCGAAGACTCATCCAGAGCTGCAGACGGCGCTTGATCTGTGGCATCGGCCGTCCGGATCAGGGAGGTGA
- a CDS encoding L-iditol 2-dehydrogenase/L-gulonate 5-dehydrogenase, translated as MNALIAVSHDNLEYGETGEPKLELGHVLIRVAGCGICGTDMHVYKGMASTWPTPGIRGHEFAGTVQACAEDVEGFAPGDRVVVQPLLFCGVCRSCVAGRRNLCSDINLIGGEKPGGFAEYAAIPASNLFRIPDTLPLSHAALVEPLATAVHALERNWSPEMESMVIFGAGAQGLMLLQVALFLGIKRVAVTDVVESRLELALELGATRAIHSMKEDALAAALEMNGGAEVDLTVDAAGITSTRQQALACLRPGGTAIFLALGAAPTPVDFMGVVGKELKLTGTQCYTERDFAKAIQYLAHGCVSAEKLISEVPLSEGAQAFRRLAADPGRMIKVVLVP; from the coding sequence ATGAACGCGCTGATTGCGGTAAGCCATGACAATCTGGAGTACGGCGAAACCGGGGAGCCAAAGCTGGAGCTGGGACATGTGCTGATCCGGGTAGCCGGCTGCGGCATATGCGGCACGGACATGCATGTGTACAAAGGAATGGCTTCGACCTGGCCAACTCCGGGCATTCGCGGCCATGAATTTGCGGGCACGGTTCAAGCCTGCGCCGAAGATGTGGAAGGGTTCGCTCCCGGCGACCGCGTTGTCGTTCAGCCGCTGCTGTTCTGCGGCGTATGCCGCTCATGTGTTGCCGGACGGCGCAATCTGTGCAGCGACATCAATCTGATCGGCGGCGAGAAGCCGGGAGGCTTCGCGGAGTATGCCGCCATTCCGGCCTCCAATCTGTTCCGCATTCCCGATACGCTGCCGCTGTCGCATGCCGCATTGGTGGAGCCGCTTGCAACGGCCGTCCATGCGCTGGAGCGCAACTGGTCGCCTGAGATGGAAAGCATGGTCATATTCGGAGCGGGAGCGCAAGGGTTGATGCTGCTCCAGGTGGCGCTGTTTCTTGGCATCAAACGCGTGGCGGTCACCGACGTTGTCGAAAGCCGTTTGGAGCTGGCGCTGGAGCTTGGAGCGACGCGGGCCATTCATTCGATGAAGGAGGACGCGCTCGCGGCGGCTTTGGAAATGAACGGCGGCGCGGAAGTGGATTTGACCGTTGACGCCGCGGGCATTACGTCGACGAGACAGCAAGCGCTCGCCTGCCTTCGCCCGGGAGGAACGGCGATATTCCTGGCGCTAGGCGCCGCGCCGACGCCGGTGGATTTTATGGGCGTGGTCGGCAAAGAGCTGAAGCTGACCGGCACGCAATGTTATACGGAGCGGGATTTTGCGAAGGCGATTCAGTATTTGGCGCATGGCTGCGTGTCGGCTGAAAAGCTTATCTCCGAGGTGCCGCTCAGCGAAGGAGCGCAGGCGTTCCGCAGACTGGCCGCCGATCCCGGCCGAATGATTAAAGTGGTGCTTGTCCCTTAA
- a CDS encoding alpha-mannosidase — protein MHSIRLTERKIAPLITELEDWARTQSLPLGPFRVHYGTERLAGVEVDDSRWDVLVPGQYWGGKGKPFTMRTKFAVPEGWNGRVELLLPLGCSKSLEALSFLYGPEALVFLDGELFIGLAPNRTLISLPDRYLDGREHQIALYGWTGIRDERYEMGQPALVQIHDQAARLAARLHLLNEAMRLTAEEQPSRTRMLDLLDKVLHQLDWTGGQQAFLKSAARAERLLEQGLPACGEPLQVKAAAVGHGHLDLAWLWTLEQTKEKGARTFANVLRLMEENKSFIFAQSQPQLYRYVHEGYPELTAEIDRRVKEGRWEALGGMWVEADCNLSGGEALVRQFMLGRAYYMERFGHPGSPVVWLPDVFGFNAQLPQLMKLAGMDYFFTAKLTWNQYTKFPYDSFWWKGLDGSSILSHLIGTSKPGWWGATYSADLTPEELISTWRGRHHKELAEETLIAFGFGDGGGGPTREMADRADLLQSHPGLPQVRNSTAAEFFARLESSVGDRLPVWEGELYFELHRGTYTTQARNKLHNRKNEFLLHDAEFLASWAALSGPYEYPRERLREAWELLCLNQFHDIIPGSSIKEVYEQSELDYAQIRAAAEGIVAEAADALGADLPVDAVCVVYNPSPFRRSGELIELPAKLIGAGEALRSAGGQLPVQRIGGAETLIAELPGIPPYGQVVLRKAAYNGQNAEQLLYAGQAQGAAADASAHRDCYMVLENARLRAELDRSGDIVRLFDRRAAREVIAEGAKANKWQAFEDKPLDWDAWDIDLYYQDKMWTAEPASRIEVIESGALRATIEIERRIRNSVIVQRVSLTRSGASLEFQTKISWNETHVLLKVAFPVRVSSTVATYDIQWGNVERPTHRNTLEDWARFESCAQKWVDLSEGDYGVSLLNDCKYGYDVSGSTIRMTALRSPIFPDPTADRGNHEFAYRLLPHDGDWRTATPAEAYALNDPLIVRPSGQCRSGRGAEQTQDEADGREPARPNPASAADAASAAPNKASAGFAGAGNESSLASTDKRQLIIETVKLAEDGAGIVCRLYENERTRGSAQLTAAFPIDRAYLCDLYETPIAEIPVKGCVVGLDYRPYEILTLKLLPVRIAGGAAGGETEGME, from the coding sequence ATGCATAGCATACGGCTGACGGAACGAAAAATCGCGCCACTTATTACGGAACTGGAAGATTGGGCTCGTACGCAGTCACTGCCTCTTGGGCCTTTCAGAGTGCATTACGGAACGGAACGGCTTGCCGGTGTTGAAGTGGATGACTCGAGATGGGATGTACTGGTGCCAGGGCAGTATTGGGGGGGAAAGGGAAAGCCGTTCACGATGCGGACGAAATTCGCTGTGCCGGAGGGCTGGAACGGACGCGTCGAGCTGCTGCTGCCGCTCGGCTGCAGCAAAAGCTTGGAAGCGCTATCGTTTTTGTACGGGCCTGAAGCGCTAGTGTTCCTTGACGGGGAACTATTCATCGGACTGGCTCCGAACCGCACCCTAATCTCCCTGCCGGATCGCTACCTTGACGGACGTGAGCATCAAATTGCACTGTATGGGTGGACCGGCATACGCGACGAACGGTACGAGATGGGGCAGCCCGCACTTGTTCAAATTCACGATCAGGCGGCGCGATTGGCAGCACGGCTTCATTTGCTGAATGAGGCTATGCGGCTAACGGCGGAAGAACAGCCGTCCCGAACCAGAATGCTGGATCTGCTCGACAAAGTGCTGCATCAGCTGGACTGGACAGGCGGGCAGCAAGCATTTCTCAAAAGCGCCGCCCGTGCCGAGCGCTTGCTGGAGCAGGGGCTGCCGGCATGCGGCGAGCCGCTGCAGGTGAAGGCGGCAGCGGTCGGCCACGGACATCTCGATTTGGCCTGGCTTTGGACGCTGGAGCAGACGAAGGAAAAAGGAGCACGCACCTTCGCCAATGTGCTGAGGCTGATGGAGGAGAACAAAAGCTTCATATTTGCGCAAAGCCAGCCACAGCTATACCGGTATGTGCACGAAGGATACCCGGAGCTGACCGCAGAGATAGACCGAAGGGTAAAGGAAGGCCGCTGGGAGGCACTGGGCGGCATGTGGGTCGAGGCGGATTGCAACCTGTCCGGCGGCGAAGCGCTTGTCAGGCAGTTCATGCTCGGACGCGCTTATTATATGGAACGGTTCGGACACCCTGGCTCTCCGGTCGTCTGGCTGCCGGATGTGTTTGGCTTTAATGCCCAGCTGCCGCAGCTCATGAAGCTTGCGGGCATGGACTATTTTTTCACCGCCAAGCTTACCTGGAATCAATATACAAAATTCCCGTACGACAGCTTTTGGTGGAAAGGGCTAGACGGCAGCTCCATTCTTTCACATCTGATCGGAACCTCCAAGCCGGGATGGTGGGGAGCCACCTATAGCGCTGATCTGACGCCGGAAGAGCTGATCTCCACCTGGCGGGGCCGTCACCATAAAGAGCTGGCGGAAGAAACGCTCATCGCGTTCGGTTTTGGAGACGGCGGCGGCGGCCCGACAAGAGAGATGGCAGATCGGGCGGATCTGCTGCAGAGCCACCCCGGTTTGCCGCAGGTGCGGAACAGTACGGCGGCTGAATTTTTTGCCAGACTGGAGAGCAGCGTTGGCGACCGACTTCCCGTTTGGGAAGGGGAGCTGTACTTCGAACTTCATCGCGGCACCTATACAACGCAAGCGAGAAACAAGCTGCATAACCGGAAAAACGAATTTCTGCTGCATGACGCCGAGTTCCTCGCTTCCTGGGCCGCGTTGTCCGGTCCGTACGAGTATCCGCGAGAAAGGCTGCGAGAGGCGTGGGAGCTGCTTTGTCTCAATCAGTTTCACGACATCATACCCGGTTCATCTATTAAGGAAGTATACGAGCAGAGCGAGCTTGATTACGCACAAATCCGCGCCGCAGCGGAGGGAATCGTTGCGGAGGCTGCGGATGCTCTCGGGGCGGACCTGCCGGTCGACGCCGTCTGTGTTGTCTATAATCCAAGCCCGTTCCGCCGCAGCGGAGAGTTAATTGAACTCCCGGCCAAGCTGATCGGGGCAGGAGAAGCGCTTCGATCGGCAGGCGGCCAGCTGCCTGTGCAGCGAATCGGCGGGGCAGAAACGTTGATCGCAGAGCTGCCGGGCATACCGCCGTACGGACAAGTAGTGCTGAGAAAAGCGGCCTATAACGGACAAAACGCGGAGCAGCTTCTGTACGCCGGACAGGCGCAAGGAGCGGCGGCGGACGCATCGGCGCATCGTGACTGTTACATGGTGCTGGAGAATGCCCGGCTGCGCGCCGAGTTGGATCGTTCCGGCGACATCGTCCGACTGTTTGACAGGAGAGCCGCGCGCGAAGTCATTGCGGAAGGCGCCAAAGCCAATAAGTGGCAGGCGTTCGAGGATAAACCGCTTGACTGGGATGCCTGGGATATCGACCTGTACTATCAAGACAAAATGTGGACGGCGGAGCCGGCAAGCCGCATCGAGGTCATCGAGTCGGGAGCGCTGCGCGCCACAATTGAGATTGAAAGACGAATTCGGAACAGCGTCATCGTCCAGCGCGTTAGCTTGACCCGTTCGGGAGCATCTCTGGAGTTCCAGACAAAAATCAGCTGGAATGAAACCCATGTGCTGCTCAAGGTGGCCTTCCCGGTTCGTGTGAGCAGCACGGTTGCAACGTATGACATCCAATGGGGGAACGTGGAGCGGCCGACGCATCGCAATACGCTGGAGGATTGGGCCCGATTTGAAAGCTGCGCGCAGAAATGGGTCGATCTGAGCGAAGGCGATTACGGCGTTAGCCTGCTGAACGACTGCAAATACGGCTATGACGTATCGGGAAGCACAATCCGAATGACGGCGCTGCGCAGCCCTATCTTCCCCGATCCGACGGCAGACCGTGGAAATCATGAATTTGCATACCGGCTGCTGCCGCATGATGGAGACTGGAGGACGGCGACACCGGCGGAGGCGTATGCGCTGAACGATCCGCTGATCGTTCGACCGTCAGGACAATGCCGAAGCGGACGGGGGGCAGAGCAGACGCAGGATGAAGCCGATGGGAGAGAGCCAGCACGGCCTAACCCGGCATCGGCCGCCGACGCAGCCTCTGCCGCGCCAAATAAAGCTTCTGCCGGCTTTGCGGGCGCCGGTAATGAATCGTCCTTGGCAAGCACGGATAAACGCCAGCTTATTATCGAAACGGTGAAGCTGGCCGAGGACGGTGCCGGAATCGTATGCCGCTTGTATGAGAATGAACGCACTCGCGGATCGGCGCAGCTGACAGCCGCTTTCCCGATTGATAGAGCTTATCTATGCGATTTGTACGAAACGCCAATTGCCGAAATTCCGGTTAAAGGCTGTGTTGTCGGTTTGGACTACCGCCCTTACGAGATTTTGACTTTAAAACTGCTGCCTGTCCGCATTGCTGGCGGAGCCGCAGGCGGCGAAACGGAGGGAATGGAATGA
- a CDS encoding carbohydrate ABC transporter membrane protein 2, CUT1 family codes for MKTVVANRWASAGKHAVLIAFSFVAIFPVFIIIMNSFKSRAAIFANPYKLPGAGTFSFAGYEAVQGQSDFLMYYKNSLIITIVSIILITLFASMVAFCLSEYKFRANGFFYIFFILGLLIPIRLGSVSLLDMMVSMQLVGTLLALILVYIAQGLSLAVLVLTQFMRSIPKSIKEAARIEGAGEYKIYLLTVPLIKPALATVAVFTVIPIWNDIWFPLILAPGEATRTVTLGAQQFLGQFSSDWNAVLAALSMSIVPIFILFFIFSKQIMSGLTSGSTK; via the coding sequence GTGAAAACCGTGGTAGCAAACAGATGGGCTTCCGCCGGCAAACATGCCGTCCTGATCGCATTCAGCTTTGTGGCGATCTTTCCCGTGTTCATCATTATTATGAACTCCTTTAAGAGCAGAGCGGCGATTTTCGCCAATCCGTACAAGCTGCCTGGAGCGGGCACGTTCAGCTTCGCCGGTTATGAAGCCGTACAAGGTCAATCGGACTTTTTGATGTATTACAAAAACAGCCTCATTATTACAATCGTTTCCATTATCCTCATCACGCTGTTCGCTTCAATGGTTGCCTTCTGCCTTTCGGAATACAAGTTCAGAGCCAACGGCTTCTTCTACATCTTCTTCATTCTCGGCCTGCTCATTCCAATTCGTCTCGGTTCAGTCAGCTTGCTTGACATGATGGTATCCATGCAGCTTGTCGGTACGCTGCTGGCGCTCATTCTGGTGTATATTGCCCAAGGCCTGTCGCTGGCCGTTCTGGTGCTGACTCAATTCATGCGCAGCATTCCCAAAAGCATTAAAGAAGCGGCGCGCATTGAAGGCGCGGGCGAATACAAGATTTATTTATTGACGGTGCCGCTCATTAAACCGGCGCTTGCCACCGTAGCCGTATTTACGGTTATTCCGATTTGGAATGACATATGGTTCCCACTCATACTGGCGCCCGGCGAAGCGACGCGTACTGTTACTTTGGGCGCCCAACAGTTTCTGGGTCAATTCTCCAGCGATTGGAACGCTGTACTGGCGGCGCTTTCGATGTCGATTGTACCGATTTTTATTCTGTTTTTCATTTTCTCCAAACAGATTATGAGCGGCCTCACATCCGGCAGCACTAAGTGA
- a CDS encoding carbohydrate ABC transporter membrane protein 1, CUT1 family, giving the protein MRASETKVIPRKRIRFHIFVFLFPALIIYTLFMMFPIFDSLRISFYAMDSERIPRFAGLDNYVELLSTPKWREDLLNALRNSSVFFFINFCVQNPVALFLAALLATKTKGGAAYRALLYAPTTLSLVVVGFVWQMLLSPIWGIVKTPLEAMGLPYHPWLGLESTALIAMALISSWQYIGVPILLYYTALIAIPEQLIEAAHIDGASGWKIFWTIKFPLILPVAGVISIMTYIFNFNAFDIIYALKGPLAGPNMSTDTMMSFFYRTFFGHEFQQPNPEMGAAIAGLILCILLIGVLIYYFWQKKIENYEL; this is encoded by the coding sequence ATGCGGGCTAGCGAAACGAAAGTAATTCCACGCAAACGGATTCGTTTTCACATCTTCGTGTTTTTGTTCCCGGCACTGATCATCTACACCTTATTCATGATGTTCCCGATTTTCGACTCGCTCCGCATCAGTTTTTACGCGATGGACTCCGAACGGATTCCACGGTTCGCCGGACTGGACAATTACGTCGAGCTGCTGAGCACGCCGAAGTGGCGCGAGGATCTGCTTAATGCGCTTCGCAACAGCTCCGTTTTTTTCTTCATTAACTTTTGTGTCCAGAACCCGGTCGCATTGTTTCTGGCGGCGCTGCTCGCCACAAAGACAAAAGGCGGGGCCGCGTATCGCGCTTTATTGTATGCGCCTACAACGCTTTCGCTTGTCGTAGTCGGCTTTGTCTGGCAAATGCTGCTCAGCCCGATCTGGGGCATCGTAAAAACGCCGCTTGAAGCGATGGGGCTGCCGTATCATCCTTGGCTGGGACTGGAAAGCACGGCGCTGATCGCCATGGCGCTCATTTCTTCCTGGCAGTACATCGGCGTTCCGATTCTGCTTTATTACACGGCGCTAATTGCCATCCCCGAGCAATTAATTGAAGCGGCTCATATTGACGGCGCGAGCGGCTGGAAGATTTTCTGGACAATCAAGTTTCCGCTCATTCTGCCTGTGGCTGGCGTCATTTCCATCATGACCTACATTTTCAACTTCAACGCATTTGACATCATTTACGCTCTAAAAGGGCCGCTAGCCGGACCGAACATGTCAACCGACACGATGATGTCGTTTTTTTACCGCACGTTTTTCGGCCATGAGTTCCAGCAGCCGAACCCCGAAATGGGCGCGGCCATTGCCGGCCTGATCCTCTGCATTTTGCTCATCGGCGTTCTGATCTATTATTTTTGGCAAAAGAAAATTGAAAATTACGAATTATAA
- a CDS encoding fructose-1,6-bisphosphatase II: MESVLYDFAGVTEAAALASYPWIGRGKKIKADDAATCAMRERLNRMSIKGSIVIGEGEMDEAPMLYIGEAVGQGGGPELDIAVDPLEGTNLTVTGSSHSIAVIAAAPKGMLLQAPDMYMDKIAVGPKAAGQIDIEAPLPVNMRAVAAATGKRVDELCVMIQNRERHKELVRTVLDQGARVRLFDDGDVSFSIAAALDLGLADLFVGIGGSPEGVISAVALRCLGGEMQARLLPANATEFERCVGMGLSHPGRPLGMEQLTGSGDCLFAATGITEGLFLRGVRESPGGRSTHTLLLHSKGRTKRFIETHHSSSLKN, encoded by the coding sequence ATGGAGTCAGTTCTTTACGATTTTGCCGGGGTTACGGAGGCTGCGGCGCTCGCTTCGTATCCATGGATCGGTCGAGGCAAAAAAATCAAGGCGGATGACGCGGCCACCTGCGCTATGCGTGAACGCTTGAACCGAATGAGCATTAAGGGCAGCATTGTTATCGGAGAAGGAGAAATGGACGAGGCTCCAATGCTCTATATCGGTGAAGCCGTTGGTCAGGGAGGCGGACCGGAACTCGATATCGCCGTCGATCCGTTGGAAGGAACGAATCTGACGGTTACCGGTAGCTCGCATTCAATAGCCGTGATCGCTGCCGCGCCAAAGGGCATGCTGCTGCAGGCGCCGGATATGTATATGGACAAAATTGCAGTTGGCCCGAAGGCTGCCGGTCAAATCGATATTGAAGCACCTCTGCCGGTCAACATGCGCGCCGTTGCCGCCGCGACCGGCAAAAGAGTGGATGAGCTGTGTGTGATGATTCAGAATCGCGAGCGTCATAAAGAGCTGGTTCGCACGGTCCTGGATCAGGGAGCACGCGTAAGGTTGTTCGATGACGGCGATGTGAGCTTTTCGATCGCAGCGGCGCTGGATCTAGGCTTGGCGGATTTATTCGTCGGCATCGGCGGCTCGCCGGAAGGGGTCATTTCTGCGGTAGCATTGAGATGCCTTGGTGGCGAGATGCAGGCGAGATTGCTTCCGGCTAATGCAACGGAATTCGAACGTTGTGTCGGCATGGGCTTGAGCCATCCTGGGAGACCACTCGGAATGGAGCAGCTGACTGGCTCTGGAGACTGCCTGTTCGCGGCAACTGGCATTACGGAGGGGCTGTTTTTACGGGGAGTCCGCGAGTCGCCTGGCGGCAGATCTACCCATACGCTGCTTCTGCACAGTAAAGGCAGAACGAAACGATTCATTGAAACCCATCACTCATCCTCTCTAAAGAATTGA